The following coding sequences lie in one Sesamum indicum cultivar Zhongzhi No. 13 linkage group LG9, S_indicum_v1.0, whole genome shotgun sequence genomic window:
- the LOC105171054 gene encoding fatty acyl-CoA reductase 3 produces the protein MEDTQIFEYFEGKTIFITGATGFLAKIFAEKILRVQPNIKKLFLLIRETTKTTSKQRLQEEVVDTELFRVLREEYGVNFNTALLSKIVPVSGDVSLENLGIVDPEVRENMWEEIDIIVNSAATTKFDERYDIALRINALGASHVRNFASKCSKLEMLVHVSTAFVHGTRIGLIPEKPFSMGETLDGSKISYLDINKEKKIIEEKLSRLQTQKATEKEITRAMRDLGIERATLHGWPNTYVFTKAIGEMFLENFKEKATVIIIRPTIITSTYREPFPGWIEGVRTLDSIFVGYGQGKLKFFVGDPDSTLDMIPGDMVVNCMLAAIASHSNDFQHSLSVYHIGSSRRNPVKFEELKWLMHRYLTENPMFDTRGKPIRVGQPTTLSTMASFHNYIATHYLPLLKILKVINMMFCNHFESLYTNMRRRINNAMRLAELYKPYVFFQGIFDDVNTENLRRTIRESNKNVVLNFDPKCIQWEEYFENIHFQGLTKYVLSDH, from the exons aGAGACAACCAAAACGACTAGCAAACAACGCTTACAAGAAGAG GTTGTCGACACCGAGCTATTTCGAGTTCTAAGAGAAGAGTATGGGGTGAACTTCAATACTGCTCTATTATCCAAGATTGTTCCAGTTTCGGGTGATGTTTCTCTTGAGAATTTAGGAATAGTCGATCCAGAAGTGCGTGAAAATATGTGGGAGGAAATAGATATTATTGTCAACTCAGCCGCAACAACCAAATTTGATGAGAG GTATGATATTGCATTGAGAATCAATGCTTTGGGAGCCTCGCATGTACGCAACTTTGCTAGCAAGTGTTCAAAACTAGAGATGCTTGTTCACGTCTCTACAG CTTTTGTGCACGGAACGAGGATAGGACTCATACCAGAGAAGCCGTTCAGTATGGGTGAGACACTTGATGGATCTAAAATTTCGTATTTGGATATCAACAAGGAGAAGAAGATAATAGAGGAAAAATTAAGCAGGCTTCAAACTCAAAAGGCAACAGAGAAAGAAATCACAAGAGCTATGAGGGATTTGGGCATTGAAAG AGCAACATTGCATGGGTGGCCAAACACGTACGTGTTTACAAAGGCAATAGGAGAGATGTTTCTGGAGAATTTCAAAGAGAAGGCTACAGTCATCATAATACGTCCAACCATTATTACAAGCACATATAGAGAGCCGTTCCCCGGTTGGATTGAAGGCGTAAG AACTTTGGATAGCATCTTTGTTGGCTATGGTCAAGGCAAGTTGAAATTCTTCGTGGGTGATCCAGACTCAACACTTGACatg ATACCAGGAGACATGGTGGTAAATTGTATGCTTGCAGCAATAGCATCACATTCCAATGATTTTCAACATAGTTTATCCGTTTATCATATTGGTTCGTCACGGCGAAATCCTGTTAAATTTGAAGAACTTAAGTGGCTAATGCATCGTTATTTAACTGAAAATCCAATGTTTGATACTAGAGGAAAACCTATCAGAGTGGGGCAACCTACAACTTTAAGCACCATGGCTAGCTTTCACAATTATATTGCAACCCATTACTTGCCATTACTCAAG ATACtgaaagtaataaatatgatGTTTTGCAATCATTTTGAAAGCTTGTATACCAATATGAGACGAAGAATCAACAATGCCATGCGTCTAGCAGAATTATACAAGCCTTATGTGTTTTTCCAAGGAAT CTTTGATGATGTTAACACTGAAAACCTACGGAGGACAATAAGAGAAAGCAACAAGAACGTGGTGCTTAACTTTGATCCGAAGTGCATTCAATGGGAAGAGTACTTTGAGAATATTCATTTTCAGGGACTCACCAAATATGTATTGAGTGATCATTAA